A genomic region of Zea mays cultivar B73 chromosome 6, Zm-B73-REFERENCE-NAM-5.0, whole genome shotgun sequence contains the following coding sequences:
- the LOC103630530 gene encoding uncharacterized protein isoform X2 has product MAAAAVAISTSVCTSSRRSTGCPNVRPQARPLLGMPSLRRRLQTALAATGKTPGEAEEQVPAWAKPGADEPPPWEREGGAARGQEARQVPFYAYLLASTITAIAAIGSIFEYTNQRPVFGIVGPDSALYAPLLGFFVFTGVSVVQGRADGEQRGRGARPQRRIPVRGCG; this is encoded by the exons ATGGCGGCCGCAGCGGTGGCCATCTCCACCTCCGTGTGCACGTCCTCAAGGCGTAGCACGGGCTGTCCGAACGTGAGGCCCCAGGCCCGTCCGCTCCTAGGCATGCCGTCGCTGCGCCGGAGGCTGCAGACGGCCTTGGCCGCGACGGGCAAGacgccgggcgaggcggaggagCAGGTCCCCGCGTGGGCCAAGCCCGGCGCGGACGAGCCGCCACCCTGGGAGCGCGagggcggggccgcgcgtggaCAGGAGGCCCGGCAGGTCCCCTTCTACGCGTACCTGCTCGCGTCTACGATCACCGCCATCGCCGCG ATCGGCTCCATCTTCGAGTACACCAACCAGCGGCCGGTGTTCGGGATCGTCGGCCCCGACAGCGCCCTGTACGCGCCGCTCCTGGGCTTCTTCGTCTTCACCG GCGTTTCTGTGGTTCAAGGCCGTGCAGACGGCGAACAGAGAGGCCGAGGAGCAAGACCGCAGAGACGGATTCCTGTGAGAGGCTGTGGGTGA
- the LOC103630530 gene encoding uncharacterized protein isoform X1, whose product MAAAAVAISTSVCTSSRRSTGCPNVRPQARPLLGMPSLRRRLQTALAATGKTPGEAEEQVPAWAKPGADEPPPWEREGGAARGQEARQVPFYAYLLASTITAIAAIGSIFEYTNQRPVFGIVGPDSALYAPLLGFFVFTGIPTSAFLWFKAVQTANREAEEQDRRDGFL is encoded by the exons ATGGCGGCCGCAGCGGTGGCCATCTCCACCTCCGTGTGCACGTCCTCAAGGCGTAGCACGGGCTGTCCGAACGTGAGGCCCCAGGCCCGTCCGCTCCTAGGCATGCCGTCGCTGCGCCGGAGGCTGCAGACGGCCTTGGCCGCGACGGGCAAGacgccgggcgaggcggaggagCAGGTCCCCGCGTGGGCCAAGCCCGGCGCGGACGAGCCGCCACCCTGGGAGCGCGagggcggggccgcgcgtggaCAGGAGGCCCGGCAGGTCCCCTTCTACGCGTACCTGCTCGCGTCTACGATCACCGCCATCGCCGCG ATCGGCTCCATCTTCGAGTACACCAACCAGCGGCCGGTGTTCGGGATCGTCGGCCCCGACAGCGCCCTGTACGCGCCGCTCCTGGGCTTCTTCGTCTTCACCGGTATCCCGACCTCC GCGTTTCTGTGGTTCAAGGCCGTGCAGACGGCGAACAGAGAGGCCGAGGAGCAAGACCGCAGAGACGGATTCCTGTGA
- the LOC103630531 gene encoding anthocyanidin 5,3-O-glucosyltransferase, which produces MVTGKKRTFVLYPSLGVGHLIPMVELAKHLLRHGHGALIAVVNPPDTDAVSAAAVERLAAANPAIAFRLLPVPASPDAGADWVKRDLDTLRLANPVLRDFLLRSQPAAALILDMFCVDALDVAAELGVPAYFFFASAAGDLAMFLNLPYLYPTLPSFRDMGEALVRCPGMPPVRAMDMSLTVQDRDSDRTKVRMYQFCRIPEGRGVLVNSFAWLEPRALRALGDGVCVPGRPTPRVFCVGPLVNDGSSTAGSGGRHECLAWLDAQPKRSVVFLCFGSKDACSVLIALFLYHEFY; this is translated from the coding sequence ATGGTCACGGGAAAGAAGAGGACGTTCGTGCTCTACCCGTCGCTGGGCGTGGGCCACCTGATCCCGATGGTGGAGCTGGCCAAGCACCTCTTGCGCCACGGCCACGGCGCGCTCATCGCCGTGGTCAACCCGCCGGACACGGACGCCGTGTCGGCCGCCGCGGTGGAGCGCCTCGCGGCGGCCAACCCGGCCATCGCGTTCCGCCTCCTGCCGGTCCCGGCCAGCCCGGACGCCGGCGCGGACTGGGTGAAGCGCGACCTGGACACGCTCCGGCTCGCCAACCCCGTGCTCCGGGACTTCCTGCTCCGGTCCCAGCCCGCCGCCGCGCTCATCCTCGACATGTTCTGCGTCGACGCGCTCGACGTCGCGGCGGAGCTCGGCGTCCCGGCCTACTTCTTCTTCGCCTCCGCGGCGGGGGACCTCGCCATGTTCCTCAACCTGCCGTACCTCTACCCCACCCTGCCGTCGTTCAGGGACATGGGCGAGGCGCTGGTGCGCTGCCCCGGCATGCCGCCGGTCCGGGCGATGGACATGTCGCTGACGGTGCAGGACAGGGACAGCGACCGGACCAAGGTCCGGATGTACCAGTTCTGCCGCATCCCGGAGGGGAGGGGCGTGCTGGTCAACAGCTTCGCCTGGCTGGAGCCCAGGGCACTGAGAGCGCTCGGCGACGGCGTCTGCGTGCCCGGCCGCCCGACGCCGAGGGTCTTCTGCGTCGGGCCACTGGTCAACGACGGCAGCAGCACGGCGGGGAGCGGCGGGAGGCACGAGTGCCTGGCGTGGCTGGACGCGCAGCCCAAGCGGAGCGTCGTGTTCCTCTGCTTCGGCAGCAAGGACGCTTGTTCGGTACTGATTGCATTGTTCTTATATCACGAGTTCTATTGA
- the LOC542415 gene encoding calmodulin, which produces MADQLTDEQIAEFKEAFSLFDKDGDGCITTKELGTVMRSLGQNPTEAELQDMINEVDADGNGTIDFPEFLNLMARKMKDTDSEEELKEAFRVFDKDQNGFISAAELRHVMTNLGEKLTDEEVDEMIREADVDGDGQINYEEFVKVMMAK; this is translated from the exons ATGGCGGACCAGCTCACCGACGAGCAGATCGCGGAGTTCAAGGAGGCCTTCAGCCTCTTCGATAAGGATGGCGACG GCTGCATCACTACCAAGGAGCTTGGAACGGTGATGCGCTCCCTTGGCCAGAACCCTACCGAGGCAGAGCTGCAGGACATGATCAACGAGGTCGATGCGGATGGCAATGGGACCATCGACTTCCCGGAGTTCCTGAACCTGATGGCGAGGAAGATGAAGGACACGGACTCAGAGGAGGAGCTCAAGGAGGCCTTCCGCGTCTTCGACAAGGACCAGAACGGTTTCATCTCGGCTGCCGAGCTCCGCCATGTCATGACCAACCTTGGCGAGAAGCTGACCGACGAGGAGGTCGACGAGATGATCCGTGAGGCCGACGTCGACGGCGACGGCCAGATCAACTACGAGGAGTTCGTCAAGGTTATGATGGCCAAGTGA
- the LOC100272524 gene encoding uncharacterized isoform X1: MMYHAKNFSVPFAPQRAQDNEHASNIGGIGGPNISNPANPVGSGKQRLRWTSDLHNRFVDAIAQLGGPDRATPKGVLTVMGVPGITIYHVKSHLQKYRLAKYIPDSPAEGSKDEKKDSSDSLSNTDSAPGLQINEALKMQMEVQKRLHEQLEVQRQLQLRIEAQGRYLQMIIEEQQKLGGSIKASEDQKLSDSPPSLDDYPESMQPSPKKPRIDALSPDSERDTTQPEFESHLIGPWDHGIAFPVEEFKAGPAMSKS; the protein is encoded by the exons ATGATGTATCATGCGAAGAATTTTTCTGTGCCCTTTGCTCCGCAGAGGGCACAGGATAATGAGCATGCAAGTAATATTGGAGGTATTGGTGGACCCAACATAAGCAACCCTGCTAATCCTGTAGGAAGTGGGAAACAACGGCTACGGTGGACATCGGATCTTCATAATCGCTTTGTGGATGCCATCGCCCAGCTTGGTGGACCAGACA GAGCTACACCTAAAGGGGTTCTCACTGTGATGGGTGTACCAGGGATCACAATTTATCATGTGAAGAGCCATCTGCAG AAGTATCGCCTTGCAAAGTATATACCCGACTCTCCTGCTGAAG GTTCCAAGGACGAAAAGAAAGATTCGAGTGATTCCCTCTCGAACACGGATTCGGCACC AGGATTGCAAATCAATGAGGCACTAAAGATGCAAATGGAGGTTCAGAAGCGACTACATGAGCAACTCGAG GTTCAAAGACAACTGCAACTAAGAATTGAAGCACAAGGAAGATACTTGCAGATGATCATTGAGGAGCAACAAAAGCTTGGTGGATCAATTAAGGCTTCTGAGGATCAGAAGCTTTCTGATTCACCTCCAAGCTTAGATGACTACCCAGAGAGCATGCAACCTTCTCCCAAGAAACCAAGGATAGACGCATTATCACCAGATTCAGAGCGCGATACAACACAACCTGAATTCGAATCCCATTTGATCGGTCCGTGGGATCACGGCATTGCATTCCCAGTGGAGGAGTTCAAAGCAGGCCCTGCTATGAGCAAGTCATAA